A genomic region of Lachnoclostridium edouardi contains the following coding sequences:
- a CDS encoding DUF6198 family protein, translated as MKKFKFPGELALFFAIVINSFGVVLMTKSGFGISSISSVPYVFSMAFSFLSFGTWNYLFQTMLVAILMILYKRINFGYIFSFAMGIVFGKMLDFFQFQTAGLPEGLGVRIFYFILSFFILAFGICLANNSLLPIIPTDVFPRDLSSIIAKPYKNVKTIFDLSCLTATAVISFFILHRITGVGLGTVICALSTGKAVSLVQGFLDKHITFYRAVALNRRNLYE; from the coding sequence ATGAAAAAATTTAAGTTTCCCGGAGAACTGGCTTTATTTTTTGCTATTGTGATCAACAGCTTCGGCGTTGTGCTGATGACAAAAAGCGGATTCGGAATCTCCTCTATCTCTTCTGTGCCCTATGTTTTTAGTATGGCCTTTTCTTTTTTATCCTTTGGTACATGGAACTACCTGTTCCAGACAATGCTGGTGGCTATTTTAATGATTTTATATAAACGAATTAATTTTGGGTACATATTTTCCTTTGCCATGGGCATTGTGTTTGGAAAAATGCTGGACTTTTTTCAGTTTCAGACAGCCGGACTTCCAGAGGGGCTGGGCGTAAGGATTTTCTATTTTATATTAAGCTTTTTCATTCTGGCTTTTGGAATCTGTCTGGCAAATAATTCTCTCCTGCCTATTATACCAACAGATGTATTTCCCAGAGACTTGTCTTCTATTATTGCCAAGCCTTATAAAAATGTGAAAACTATTTTTGATTTGTCCTGTCTTACAGCCACCGCTGTGATTTCCTTTTTTATTCTTCACAGAATTACAGGAGTGGGGCTGGGAACAGTGATTTGCGCTTTATCTACAGGCAAGGCCGTATCCTTAGTTCAGGGATTTTTAGACAAGCATATTACGTTTTACCGGGCAGTTGCCCTTAACAGGAGGAACCTATATGAATGA
- a CDS encoding PaaI family thioesterase, which translates to MNEELNQVLKQVQKRFEGDRFAYLSGCRIQSVEDGQACCTMEITENHLNAAGTVMGGAIFTLADFAFAVAANWNKTLTVSLNSQITYLGGAKAGVLYAKARKVKEGRTAVYYTVDITDENQKLIAALTANGFVKR; encoded by the coding sequence ATGAATGAAGAATTAAATCAGGTTTTAAAACAAGTGCAAAAACGGTTTGAGGGAGACCGCTTTGCTTACCTCTCCGGCTGCCGCATACAGTCTGTGGAGGACGGTCAGGCCTGCTGCACAATGGAGATCACAGAAAACCACTTAAATGCTGCGGGAACAGTAATGGGAGGGGCTATTTTTACACTGGCGGACTTTGCCTTCGCAGTGGCCGCCAACTGGAATAAAACCTTAACAGTGTCTTTAAACAGCCAGATTACTTATCTGGGAGGGGCCAAGGCCGGAGTGCTTTATGCAAAAGCCCGGAAGGTAAAAGAAGGGCGCACTGCAGTCTACTACACTGTAGATATTACTGACGAGAATCAAAAGCTAATTGCAGCCCTCACTGCCAATGGATTTGTAAAAAGATAA
- a CDS encoding ACT domain-containing protein, with protein sequence MFVKQVSVFLENRAGTLAETADILKEREINILSLSLADTSEYGLLRMVVSDPEKAKDVLRANGFSAMLTDVVAVQLENKVGMLHGLLHVIQETGLNIEYMYALASTEIGAMIIKTSDGAKAVEALQQAGLHVLNGETIYHIK encoded by the coding sequence ATGTTTGTAAAACAAGTTTCTGTATTTTTGGAAAATAGGGCGGGAACCCTGGCTGAGACAGCTGATATTTTAAAGGAGAGAGAAATTAATATTCTGTCATTAAGTCTGGCGGATACTAGTGAGTACGGATTGCTGCGCATGGTTGTTTCCGACCCGGAAAAGGCAAAAGACGTGCTGAGAGCAAACGGATTTTCCGCCATGCTTACAGATGTAGTGGCTGTTCAGCTGGAAAACAAAGTGGGGATGCTCCACGGACTTCTCCATGTAATCCAGGAAACAGGGCTGAATATAGAATATATGTATGCTTTAGCTTCCACTGAAATCGGCGCAATGATTATTAAAACATCTGACGGAGCCAAGGCTGTGGAGGCGCTGCAGCAGGCAGGACTTCATGTGCTCAACGGAGAAACTATTTACCACATTAAATAA
- a CDS encoding phenylacetate--CoA ligase family protein — protein sequence MIWNETKECMSRDEMQTIQSARLVKLVNRVYHNVEYYRKKMQQIGLEPGDIQGIEDLNKLPYTTKDDLRDTYPFGMFAVPRSEIVRVHASSGTTGKATVVGYTRRDIDMWSECVARCIAMAGLGRDDIIQVAYGYGLFTGGLGAHYGAEHIGATVVPMSTGNTKKLVTMMADFGATGIMCTPSYLLHISEYIHEHNMMDQIKLKACICGAEPWTEKMRLRLEEELHIRAHDIYGLSEIMGPGVACDCECHKGLHVFDDYFLPEIIDSTTLEQVPNGETGELVFTTLTKEGIPLVRYRTKDLTSITYEKCECGRTLPRISRFKGRSDDMLIIRGVNVFPSQIETALLELAGTTPHYLMIVDRVNNLDTLEIQVEVEERFFSDEIRKLENLTQTIGNAVQQAVGLSAKIKLVAPKTLERSMGKSKHVIDNRVYE from the coding sequence ATGATATGGAATGAGACAAAAGAATGCATGAGCAGGGACGAGATGCAGACAATACAGAGCGCTCGTCTTGTAAAACTGGTAAACAGAGTTTACCACAATGTAGAGTACTACAGAAAGAAAATGCAGCAGATTGGGTTAGAGCCTGGGGATATTCAGGGAATTGAAGACTTAAATAAGCTGCCTTATACTACAAAGGACGATTTAAGGGACACTTATCCTTTCGGCATGTTTGCTGTTCCCAGATCTGAGATTGTCCGCGTTCATGCATCCAGCGGAACTACAGGAAAAGCTACAGTAGTGGGATATACCAGAAGAGATATTGATATGTGGAGCGAATGTGTGGCCAGATGTATTGCCATGGCAGGCTTAGGCAGAGACGATATTATCCAGGTGGCCTACGGCTACGGCTTATTTACAGGAGGCTTAGGCGCTCACTATGGGGCAGAGCATATTGGAGCCACTGTTGTTCCTATGTCCACCGGAAATACAAAAAAGCTGGTAACTATGATGGCGGACTTTGGAGCTACAGGAATTATGTGTACTCCATCCTATCTGCTGCACATTTCTGAATACATACATGAGCACAACATGATGGACCAGATTAAGCTGAAAGCTTGTATCTGCGGGGCGGAGCCCTGGACAGAGAAAATGCGTCTCCGCCTGGAGGAGGAGCTTCATATTCGCGCCCATGATATTTACGGCCTCAGCGAGATTATGGGACCGGGAGTTGCCTGCGACTGTGAGTGCCATAAAGGACTTCATGTATTTGACGATTATTTCCTGCCTGAAATCATTGATTCTACAACATTAGAACAGGTGCCAAACGGGGAGACAGGGGAACTGGTATTTACAACATTGACAAAAGAGGGAATTCCTCTGGTGCGGTACCGCACAAAGGATCTTACCAGCATCACTTATGAAAAATGTGAATGCGGCAGAACCCTGCCTCGGATTTCCAGATTTAAGGGACGTTCTGACGACATGCTGATTATCCGCGGCGTCAACGTATTCCCATCCCAGATAGAAACTGCCCTTTTAGAGCTGGCAGGCACTACGCCGCATTACTTAATGATTGTGGACAGAGTCAATAATCTGGATACCCTGGAGATTCAGGTGGAGGTAGAGGAAAGATTTTTCTCTGACGAGATCAGAAAGCTGGAAAACCTGACTCAAACCATTGGAAATGCTGTTCAGCAGGCTGTAGGATTATCTGCAAAAATTAAGCTGGTGGCTCCTAAGACTTTGGAGCGCAGCATGGGTAAATCTAAGCACGTTATTGACAACCGTGTGTATGAGTAA
- a CDS encoding indolepyruvate oxidoreductase subunit beta — protein MAAANIMIVGVGGQGTLLTSRILGNLAIEAGHNVKLSEVHGMAQRGGSVVTFVRYGEEVAEPIVEEGCADILIAFEKLEALRYTQFLKKDGVIIVNNQRIDPITVVTGVAKYPENILEKLQEKYKTIVVNAAEEAKKLGTPKAFNVVVLGAAARYMDYSKEQWEEVIRNTVPPKTVEVNLKAFEAGYSL, from the coding sequence ATGGCGGCAGCAAATATTATGATTGTGGGAGTAGGAGGCCAGGGTACTCTTTTAACCAGCAGAATTTTAGGAAATCTGGCCATTGAAGCCGGACATAATGTAAAGCTTTCTGAGGTACACGGAATGGCCCAGAGAGGCGGAAGCGTTGTTACCTTTGTCCGCTACGGCGAGGAAGTAGCCGAGCCTATTGTGGAGGAGGGCTGCGCAGATATTTTAATTGCATTTGAAAAGCTGGAGGCTTTGCGCTACACTCAGTTTTTGAAAAAAGACGGGGTAATTATTGTAAATAATCAGAGAATCGACCCTATTACAGTTGTAACAGGAGTTGCTAAATACCCGGAAAATATTTTAGAAAAGCTTCAGGAAAAGTATAAAACCATTGTTGTCAACGCTGCAGAGGAGGCAAAGAAGCTGGGCACTCCAAAGGCCTTTAACGTGGTAGTTCTGGGGGCGGCTGCCAGATACATGGATTATTCAAAGGAGCAGTGGGAGGAAGTAATACGAAATACAGTTCCGCCAAAAACAGTAGAAGTGAATCTGAAGGCCTTTGAGGCAGGCTACAGTCTGTAG
- the iorA gene encoding indolepyruvate ferredoxin oxidoreductase subunit alpha — translation MQKKLLLGNEAIARGAYEAGVKVSAAYPGTPSTEISESIAKYDQVYAEWAPNEKVAMEVAIGASISGARAMASMKHVGVNVAADPLYTAAYTGVRGGLVIVAADDPGMYSSQNEQDSRMVARAAMIPVLEPSDSREAKEFTKLAFSLSETYDTPIMVRTTTRLSHSQGLVELEDRQEVEVRPYERDMRKFVMMPGNAKMRHPFVEERLKKMGEDSCQFSINQAEYRDASVGFITSGIPYQYVREAMPEASVLKLGLVHPLPRKLIEEFASKVDKLYIFEELEPVIEEQVRSWGIKVQGKELFTVQGEYSANMIRERLLGEKLEFQPEQVPARPPILCPGCPHRSVFSVLSKMKIHAAGDIGCYTLGAVAPLNVVDTTICMGASISTLHGMEKANGKDFVKNWVAVIGDSTFLHTGVNSLMNMVYNQGCGTVVILDNSTTGMTGHQEHAATGKTLKGQIVPAVDITGLCKAMGIEHVYEVNAFDLKELEETLKRETAREQVSVIITKSPCALLKGISFPDVCRAIPEKCKKCGACLRPGCPALTKQEDGTIKIDETMCNGCGLCMQLCKFDAIVKEGR, via the coding sequence GTGCAAAAAAAATTACTATTAGGAAATGAAGCTATAGCCAGAGGCGCTTATGAGGCGGGAGTTAAGGTATCAGCAGCTTACCCAGGCACCCCCAGCACAGAAATCAGTGAAAGTATAGCAAAATATGATCAGGTTTATGCAGAGTGGGCGCCAAATGAAAAGGTAGCTATGGAAGTAGCCATCGGAGCCTCTATAAGCGGGGCCAGAGCCATGGCCAGCATGAAGCACGTAGGAGTAAACGTAGCTGCCGACCCTCTTTACACAGCCGCTTATACAGGAGTAAGAGGAGGTCTTGTTATTGTAGCTGCCGACGATCCGGGCATGTACAGCTCCCAAAACGAGCAGGACAGCAGAATGGTAGCCAGAGCCGCTATGATACCTGTTCTGGAGCCTTCTGACAGCAGGGAAGCGAAGGAGTTTACAAAGCTGGCGTTCTCATTAAGTGAAACATATGACACACCGATTATGGTTCGGACTACCACCAGACTTTCCCATTCTCAGGGACTTGTAGAGCTGGAGGACAGGCAGGAAGTAGAAGTGCGTCCTTATGAAAGAGACATGAGAAAGTTTGTAATGATGCCTGGAAACGCAAAAATGCGCCATCCTTTTGTGGAAGAAAGACTGAAAAAAATGGGGGAGGACAGCTGCCAATTTTCTATTAACCAGGCAGAATACAGGGACGCCTCCGTAGGCTTTATTACCAGCGGAATTCCTTACCAGTATGTAAGGGAGGCTATGCCTGAGGCTTCTGTTTTAAAATTAGGCCTGGTACATCCGCTTCCCAGAAAATTAATTGAAGAATTTGCATCTAAGGTAGATAAGCTGTACATATTTGAAGAGCTGGAGCCTGTAATTGAAGAGCAGGTGCGCTCCTGGGGAATTAAAGTTCAGGGAAAAGAGCTGTTTACTGTACAGGGAGAATACAGCGCCAATATGATCAGAGAAAGGCTGCTGGGAGAAAAGCTGGAATTTCAGCCGGAGCAGGTGCCTGCAAGGCCGCCTATTCTTTGCCCGGGATGTCCTCACAGAAGCGTATTTTCCGTGCTCAGCAAAATGAAAATACACGCTGCAGGCGATATTGGCTGTTACACATTGGGAGCTGTGGCGCCTTTAAACGTAGTGGACACTACTATTTGTATGGGAGCCAGCATCAGCACTCTTCACGGAATGGAAAAGGCCAACGGTAAGGATTTTGTGAAAAACTGGGTGGCTGTAATCGGAGATTCCACATTCCTGCACACAGGGGTTAATTCCCTGATGAATATGGTTTACAACCAGGGCTGCGGCACTGTAGTAATTCTGGATAACTCTACCACAGGAATGACAGGACATCAGGAACATGCGGCCACAGGAAAAACCTTAAAGGGGCAGATTGTGCCGGCTGTGGATATTACAGGGCTTTGTAAAGCTATGGGAATTGAACATGTATATGAGGTAAATGCCTTTGATTTAAAGGAGTTGGAGGAGACATTAAAAAGAGAGACTGCCAGAGAGCAGGTATCAGTAATTATCACCAAGTCGCCGTGCGCCCTGTTAAAGGGTATCTCCTTCCCGGATGTTTGCCGTGCAATTCCTGAAAAGTGCAAAAAGTGCGGGGCATGTCTGCGCCCAGGATGTCCGGCTTTAACAAAGCAGGAAGACGGAACTATCAAAATAGATGAGACTATGTGCAACGGCTGCGGTCTTTGTATGCAGCTTTGTAAATTTGATGCAATTGTAAAGGAGGGCAGATAA
- a CDS encoding phenylacetate--CoA ligase family protein, producing MIWAKEETFSRQEIQELQLFRLKKTVQRVYEKVPAYRKKMDEIGIRPEHIKTLKDVGRLPFTTKQDMRDTYPFGLFAVGKDELKRIHASSGTTGKPTVVGYTDNDIEVWRECVARLACAGGATSKDVAQICFGYGMFTGALGLHYGLEKVGAAIVPSSTGNTEKQLMYMKDFGSTLLVATPSYALRIAEVAKQIGLDPKKDLQIQVALVGSELMTEAMREEMYKVWGRDLKLTQNYGMSELMGPGVSGECLELCGMHINEDHFLMEIIDPKTGEVLPPGEKGEVVVTCLTKEALPLIRYRTRDISRLFYEPCKCGRTTARMENLSGRTDDMLKIRGVNVFPSQIEEVLLKTEGIGPHYEIIVSRKNHSDILEIKVEIEPDSMGDSYGALERIEENIKSRLRMILGLDAIVKLVSPNTLRRFEGKAKRVTDLRKEGN from the coding sequence ATGATTTGGGCGAAAGAAGAAACCTTTTCCAGACAGGAAATCCAGGAACTGCAGCTTTTTAGATTGAAAAAGACTGTTCAGCGCGTATATGAAAAGGTGCCTGCTTACCGAAAAAAAATGGATGAAATTGGAATCAGGCCGGAACATATTAAAACCTTAAAAGATGTGGGCAGACTGCCGTTTACAACAAAGCAGGATATGAGGGACACCTATCCCTTTGGACTGTTTGCTGTAGGGAAGGATGAGTTAAAAAGAATTCACGCTTCCAGCGGCACTACAGGAAAGCCTACAGTAGTGGGATATACAGATAATGATATTGAAGTTTGGAGGGAATGTGTAGCCCGACTTGCCTGCGCAGGAGGAGCTACGTCTAAGGACGTAGCCCAGATCTGTTTTGGATACGGCATGTTTACAGGCGCTCTGGGCCTTCATTATGGCCTGGAGAAGGTGGGAGCGGCTATTGTGCCTTCCTCCACAGGAAATACAGAAAAACAGCTGATGTATATGAAGGACTTTGGAAGCACTCTTTTAGTTGCAACGCCTTCCTACGCTTTGCGCATTGCAGAGGTTGCAAAACAGATCGGCTTAGACCCAAAGAAAGATCTGCAGATTCAGGTGGCTTTAGTAGGCAGCGAGCTTATGACGGAAGCCATGAGAGAGGAAATGTATAAGGTGTGGGGCAGGGATCTGAAGCTGACTCAGAATTACGGAATGAGCGAGCTTATGGGACCTGGAGTTTCAGGAGAATGTCTGGAGCTTTGCGGTATGCATATTAATGAAGACCATTTCCTGATGGAGATTATTGACCCTAAAACAGGGGAGGTGCTGCCCCCTGGAGAAAAGGGGGAGGTAGTCGTCACATGCCTGACAAAAGAAGCTTTGCCTTTGATCCGCTACCGCACCAGGGATATTTCCAGGCTGTTTTATGAGCCGTGTAAATGTGGAAGAACTACAGCTCGCATGGAAAACCTGTCAGGCAGAACAGACGATATGCTGAAAATCCGCGGCGTCAACGTATTTCCAAGTCAAATTGAAGAGGTGCTGTTAAAAACAGAGGGAATCGGACCTCACTATGAAATCATAGTAAGCAGAAAGAATCATTCTGACATTTTGGAAATCAAAGTGGAAATTGAGCCGGACTCTATGGGAGACTCCTACGGAGCGCTGGAGAGAATTGAAGAAAATATAAAATCCAGGCTGAGAATGATTTTAGGTTTGGACGCCATTGTAAAATTAGTATCCCCAAATACTTTAAGAAGGTTTGAAGGAAAAGCCAAAAGAGTTACAGATTTACGAAAGGAAGGAAACTAA
- a CDS encoding MATE family efflux transporter, producing the protein MKKTFFLNVLPAMLAFAFSGVYAIVDGYFVGQNVGDTGLASINIGYPITALIQAVGTGIGMGGAVNIAFSRGRGERENEKGYLGNTIFLLAFASVCLTMILWIFHEPLLKSFGAKGEILKGAKEYIGVIILGAACQIISTGLLPVLRNYGAVILAMVYMMAGFMTNVVLDYLFVSAWQQGLAGAAWATIIGQAVTMVPCILFVLKKEIRVSVSNLLPVKKYLSKIGETGISPLGLTLSPNIVILIINRFAVDYGGAIAVTVYAVISYVLAVLQLLLQGIGDGVQPLMSLYAGSGNWKAMKGMRRLAYSFAFAVTVVCAGAVIMLSGKIPGFFGASQEAGNMIVNIIPIFMGGIIFSSFLRITIAGFYATGNNKAAYFLIYGEPFLLLGLLKFVLPPAAGLEGVWMSQPASQIILMIISMILMVKNSRRISC; encoded by the coding sequence GTGAAGAAGACCTTTTTTTTAAATGTGCTTCCTGCTATGCTGGCCTTTGCATTTTCCGGCGTATACGCCATTGTGGACGGCTATTTTGTAGGCCAGAATGTAGGAGATACCGGACTAGCCTCCATTAATATTGGCTATCCGATTACTGCTTTGATTCAGGCTGTAGGAACAGGAATCGGCATGGGAGGAGCAGTGAACATTGCCTTTTCCAGGGGCAGAGGAGAAAGGGAGAATGAAAAAGGATATTTGGGGAACACAATATTTCTCCTGGCCTTTGCATCTGTTTGCCTGACCATGATTCTGTGGATCTTCCACGAACCTTTGCTAAAGTCGTTTGGAGCTAAGGGGGAAATTTTAAAGGGAGCAAAGGAATATATTGGCGTCATCATATTAGGAGCGGCCTGTCAGATTATTTCCACCGGACTTTTGCCCGTACTGCGAAATTACGGCGCCGTCATACTTGCCATGGTCTATATGATGGCAGGCTTTATGACAAATGTAGTATTAGATTATTTATTTGTTTCCGCATGGCAGCAGGGCCTAGCCGGCGCCGCATGGGCTACGATTATAGGCCAGGCGGTGACAATGGTTCCCTGTATTTTGTTTGTTTTAAAAAAGGAAATCAGAGTTTCTGTTTCAAACCTATTGCCAGTGAAAAAGTATTTATCTAAAATTGGGGAAACAGGGATTTCCCCCTTAGGTTTAACACTTTCTCCGAATATTGTGATTTTAATTATTAACAGATTTGCAGTAGATTACGGCGGAGCCATTGCCGTAACTGTATACGCGGTAATCAGCTACGTGCTGGCTGTGCTGCAGCTGCTGCTTCAGGGAATTGGAGACGGGGTTCAGCCTTTAATGAGCCTGTACGCGGGAAGCGGCAACTGGAAAGCCATGAAAGGCATGAGGCGGCTGGCCTACAGCTTTGCATTTGCCGTTACTGTGGTATGCGCAGGAGCAGTGATTATGTTGTCTGGAAAAATCCCTGGATTTTTCGGAGCTTCCCAGGAAGCGGGAAATATGATTGTAAACATTATTCCTATATTTATGGGAGGAATCATATTTTCTTCATTTTTAAGAATCACCATCGCCGGATTTTACGCCACAGGAAATAACAAAGCCGCCTATTTTTTGATTTACGGCGAACCCTTCCTGCTTTTAGGACTTTTAAAATTTGTCCTTCCTCCGGCGGCCGGCCTGGAAGGGGTTTGGATGTCTCAGCCGGCCTCGCAGATTATATTAATGATCATTAGTATGATTCTCATGGTAAAAAACAGCAGAAGGATATCGTGCTGA
- a CDS encoding MarR family winged helix-turn-helix transcriptional regulator, whose translation MNIETARKSYYDYWHGMTKIYEDWAQKYHMSGNSMFILQIIWEYSGKVTQKDICEALLLPKQTVNSILKTYEKSKWVSFEALESDRRNKAVFLTEAGEKVCSEIFPKLIGMEEKAMEQMGADQCRKMTEYNNHFLEILKGLMEDSEK comes from the coding sequence ATGAATATTGAAACAGCCAGAAAAAGCTATTATGATTATTGGCATGGAATGACAAAGATTTACGAGGACTGGGCGCAGAAGTATCATATGTCCGGCAATTCTATGTTTATATTGCAGATAATATGGGAGTACAGCGGAAAAGTAACTCAGAAAGACATTTGCGAGGCTTTGCTTCTTCCAAAGCAGACAGTCAACTCTATTTTAAAAACATATGAGAAAAGTAAGTGGGTTTCTTTTGAAGCCTTAGAGTCAGACAGGAGAAATAAGGCAGTGTTTTTAACAGAAGCAGGGGAGAAGGTCTGCAGTGAAATTTTTCCTAAACTGATTGGCATGGAAGAAAAAGCCATGGAACAAATGGGCGCTGACCAGTGCAGAAAAATGACGGAGTACAACAATCATTTCCTGGAGATTTTAAAGGGATTAATGGAGGACTCTGAAAAGTGA
- a CDS encoding endonuclease III domain-containing protein, giving the protein MTKEELALEAIERLKKEYPDVGCTLDYDQAWKLLVGVRLAAQCTDARVNIVVQDLYEKYPDVNALAEAEPEDIEAIVKPCGLGRSKARDISKTMRILRDEYKGKVPDNFEALLKLPGVGRKSANLIMGDVFGKPAIVTDTHCIRLVNRIGLVDGIREPKKVEMALWKLIPPEEGSDFCHRLVFHGREVCTARTKPYCDKCCLKDICEKNGI; this is encoded by the coding sequence ATGACAAAAGAAGAGTTGGCTTTGGAAGCTATAGAACGTTTAAAAAAAGAATATCCGGACGTAGGCTGTACTTTAGATTACGACCAGGCCTGGAAGCTGTTAGTGGGAGTGCGCCTGGCAGCTCAGTGTACAGATGCCAGAGTAAATATAGTGGTTCAGGATTTATATGAGAAGTACCCTGATGTAAACGCGCTTGCAGAGGCAGAGCCGGAGGATATAGAGGCCATTGTAAAGCCCTGCGGTTTAGGCCGCAGCAAAGCCAGAGATATTAGTAAAACTATGAGAATATTAAGAGACGAATATAAAGGAAAGGTGCCGGATAATTTTGAAGCTCTTTTAAAGCTGCCGGGAGTAGGCAGAAAAAGCGCCAACCTGATTATGGGAGATGTATTCGGGAAGCCAGCCATTGTGACAGATACCCATTGTATACGTTTAGTAAACCGAATCGGTTTAGTGGACGGAATCAGAGAGCCTAAAAAAGTGGAAATGGCTTTGTGGAAGCTGATTCCTCCTGAGGAGGGCAGCGATTTCTGCCACAGACTTGTATTTCACGGAAGAGAGGTATGCACAGCCAGAACAAAACCTTACTGTGATAAATGCTGCTTAAAAGATATTTGTGAGAAAAACGGAATTTAG
- a CDS encoding transglutaminase domain-containing protein, producing MEPYYYHIMDKASQTVYYAMKAGLTALAPSFSVPRLEGKELSRIFFLLRLDCPEIFYVSGFQYRFYPGSPNVEIIPEYLFDKDKIKDHQKAMKARILKLARPAEGMGEWEKEKYIHDFICTSVRYDKLKKPYSHEIIGPLGQGVGVCEGIAKAVKALCDKLGLWCIIAVSEADPEKNIKYRHAWNIIKIGSEYYHLDATFDNSLGRDHRVRYDYFNLDDKRIFLDHQPVIEKTPECRCREHFYYKEVKMSFTKIEDVEKRAAQAVRKGKPLIFHWRGGYLTREVIKQLAEILQQTARKKEKYAKISLNWPQGVMQADFYNNVCEEEVILEDANEGENIK from the coding sequence ATGGAACCGTATTATTATCATATAATGGACAAGGCCAGCCAAACCGTATATTATGCCATGAAAGCCGGACTGACAGCCTTGGCTCCCTCTTTTTCAGTTCCCCGTTTAGAGGGGAAGGAGCTAAGCCGGATTTTCTTTCTGCTGCGCCTGGATTGCCCTGAGATTTTTTATGTATCAGGATTTCAATACCGGTTTTATCCGGGAAGCCCTAATGTAGAAATAATTCCTGAATATTTATTTGACAAAGATAAAATTAAAGATCACCAGAAGGCCATGAAAGCCAGAATTTTAAAGCTGGCCCGCCCTGCTGAAGGTATGGGGGAATGGGAAAAGGAAAAATATATTCACGACTTTATTTGTACCTCAGTGCGGTACGATAAGCTGAAAAAGCCTTATTCCCATGAAATTATAGGGCCTTTGGGACAGGGCGTAGGAGTGTGCGAGGGCATTGCAAAGGCCGTAAAAGCTTTATGTGATAAGCTGGGGCTGTGGTGTATAATTGCAGTTTCAGAAGCTGATCCGGAAAAAAATATAAAGTATCGCCACGCCTGGAATATTATAAAAATAGGTTCTGAGTACTATCATTTAGACGCCACCTTTGACAATAGTTTAGGCCGTGATCACAGGGTGCGTTATGATTACTTTAATTTAGATGATAAGCGTATTTTCCTGGACCATCAGCCGGTAATTGAGAAAACGCCTGAGTGCCGCTGCAGGGAACATTTTTATTATAAGGAAGTAAAAATGTCCTTTACTAAAATAGAGGATGTGGAAAAAAGGGCCGCTCAGGCTGTGAGAAAAGGAAAGCCTTTGATTTTTCATTGGAGGGGAGGCTATTTGACAAGGGAAGTAATAAAGCAGCTGGCGGAAATTCTGCAGCAGACAGCCAGAAAAAAAGAAAAGTATGCAAAAATCAGTCTAAACTGGCCTCAAGGGGTGATGCAGGCAGATTTTTATAATAATGTTTGTGAGGAAGAAGTTATTTTAGAAGATGCAAATGAAGGAGAAAACATAAAATGA
- a CDS encoding DUF2798 domain-containing protein, whose amino-acid sequence MPLHKRESLIYTVMICFVMVLGMSVYNVTLHTGSFNMETIKESWLGLPMAYVYAMCFDWFIVSKPAKAFAFRYLVNPESPVWQKIIAVSCCMVVPMVIVMSFYGGLEACVKSGAWNQLLIIWLINIPKNFIMALPFQLIIAGPLVRKVFRTAFPVGKVLA is encoded by the coding sequence ATGCCGTTGCATAAGAGAGAAAGTTTAATTTATACTGTAATGATATGTTTTGTTATGGTGCTGGGAATGAGCGTGTACAATGTAACGCTCCACACAGGAAGCTTTAACATGGAGACTATAAAAGAAAGCTGGCTGGGACTGCCAATGGCATATGTTTACGCCATGTGTTTTGACTGGTTCATTGTGTCCAAACCAGCCAAAGCCTTTGCATTCCGCTACCTTGTAAATCCGGAAAGCCCGGTGTGGCAGAAAATCATTGCTGTTTCCTGCTGTATGGTGGTGCCAATGGTAATTGTTATGTCCTTTTACGGCGGTCTGGAAGCCTGCGTAAAAAGCGGGGCCTGGAATCAGCTGCTTATAATCTGGCTGATTAACATACCAAAAAATTTCATTATGGCATTGCCGTTTCAGCTGATTATTGCAGGTCCGCTGGTGAGAAAGGTATTCAGAACAGCATTTCCTGTTGGCAAAGTGCTTGCATAA